Part of the Leclercia sp. AS011 genome is shown below.
GTACCAGCAAAACCACCAAAAAAGAGAGCACCAGTAAAAAGAGCAGCACCAAAAAAAGCCTCGCAAAAACACAGACAACCCATTCCAGCAAGAAAAGCCGCACCACTTCCCGCAGCGCCAGCCGTACCACGCAAACCGCCTCCCGCGTTGTGACAGAAAAATGCACCACCCGTAAAGGGCGTAAAGCGCAGTGCGTAAAAACCAGCAAAACCACGACGCTTGCCGAAGCGCATAAAGTGCGGATGCAGAAAGCGCAAAAAACGGCAATGAATAAGCTGATGGGTCAGATTGGAAAGCCTTATCGCTGGGGCGGTACTTCTCCGCGTACCGGCTTCGACTGCAGCGGCCTGGTTTATTACGCTTATAAAGATCTGGTTAAATTCCGCATTCCACGCACCGCTAACGAAATGTATCACCTGCGTGACGCCTCCCCGGTCGATCGCGGTGAGCTGGAGAGCGGCGACCTGGTGTTCTTCCGCACGCAGGGTCGTGGCACCGCCGATCACGTTGGCGTCTACGTCGGCAACGGCAAATTCATTCAGTCCCCGCGTTCGGGCCAGGACATTCAGATCACCTCCCTGAGCGAAGACTACTGGCAGCGCCATTACGTCGGCGCGCGTCGCGTCATGAAGGCCAACACCCTCCGTTAATCCCCTGCCCCGCCGGTACGCTGGCGGGGTAAGTTCCTCTTTTGCATACCCTTTCAATTTGCTACTCTATCCCTTCATTCAGTAGGGCTATTGAATGGATCACTATAATAAGGAGAGAAGCAATGTCGTTTGAATTACCTGCATTACCGTATGCAAAAGACGCCCTGGCCCCGCACATCTCGGCGGAGACCCTGGAGTACCACTACGGCAAACACCACCAGACCTATGTTACCAACCTGAACAACCTGATCGCCGGCACCGCCTTCGAAGGGAAATCCCTCGAAGAGATC
Proteins encoded:
- a CDS encoding C40 family peptidase, yielding MARINTFSITLCALLFTSLTFTPVANASEQARPSAAHKTHLAKATEPKKKSSTSKTTKKESTSKKSSTKKSLAKTQTTHSSKKSRTTSRSASRTTQTASRVVTEKCTTRKGRKAQCVKTSKTTTLAEAHKVRMQKAQKTAMNKLMGQIGKPYRWGGTSPRTGFDCSGLVYYAYKDLVKFRIPRTANEMYHLRDASPVDRGELESGDLVFFRTQGRGTADHVGVYVGNGKFIQSPRSGQDIQITSLSEDYWQRHYVGARRVMKANTLR